A stretch of the Paenibacillus dendritiformis genome encodes the following:
- a CDS encoding non-ribosomal peptide synthetase — translation MNDLERPAHTVLHRLTHPQQRIWTVENIFPHSSLHNIGGVSRVQGRLDFDKMERAIRLFVQSHAGIRLTLVHDSDDSREIKQFVGDAEAKPVDRFDFSQEASPNQAFDAWVRAKSSEPFPLIGQRLYYFALFTLSTSDNGFFVKLHHIIADGWSMAMLTRQIWSIYTMLLQGEETVPDEAPAYSEYIAQEEKYLSSRRFEQDRSFWLDKFQSLPESVFTHSAGVQGRRISFPLDAGLSSALKAAAVQHSYSMNTYFTALYFLYLNKVTGRQEAVIGTPVFNRSGVLQKSIFGMFTSTMPFRFRLDEHWTFRELLEHLHADMLLCYKHHKYPYNLLLQDLHANGMEQKSLFDFCVNYYNTSHITKVNGAPVTNTEFYSGEQLYAMQWIIRDWSDTGCLQLDIDVQIGAYTDRQVEQMYEHIILLLHQVLAMPNAALSEISLVTSKEKEWQLHGFNRFTAEYPKQKTISRLFEEQVRKTPERIAVSCGGASLTYRELDERANRLAARLSHSGICNQSVVGIHMIHSLETVIGILGVFKAGGAYLPLDPSLPQERLAFMAEDAAVKLVLTNVSDSFSFAGDILRLDELDMKQGPAEPAPVSLNPSDLAYVIYTSGSTGKPKGTLIRQQALVNYICWACKMYVRGEVEVFPLYSSLAFDLTVTSLFTPLLSGGQIAVYPDDGDDYVLYRIMEENKATVLKLTPSHLSLLKGGDYRQSSVRRLIVGGEDFKSSLAAEIDAAWGGNVEIWNEYGPTEATVGCMIYKYDPEKDTEGSLPIGHPADNVQIYVLDSQLRLLPTGCVGEIHISGDGLAEGYLNRPDATEASFVRHPYLPNQKLYRTGDLGRFRPDGILEYKDRADAQLSIRGYRIEPGEIENALLAHPAIREAAVVSRSTDGSSPQLCAYIVAKQSVPIKELKAFLASRLPYYMIPLHMVTLESMPITRNGKLNRSALPEPSAIHEGSGWEESGFLPESKDAAILREAIGEVLGLERVGRGDNFYQLGGDSIKAIQVMSLLRTRGLRITANDILTHPIIGEMEARVQAAGPAETHDRICEGNIPHTPIISWFFGQEMEQPQHYHQRVLLTMKRPIPKDTLESMMAHLLRHHDTLRMNLEPGGTRLKYNNRHLSAPFRIQEHDLSGLSSRERHEEMLRIADAMESAQNLYTEKLIQAAVFVHGDQEAYLLLTAHHLVVDGVSWRILLEDLNQAVRQWQAGEEIAFSAKTLSYQQWAEKLERYGQRVKEEEGSYWEHVLSSRFLFPCQSPMGSTPCMDARDSLSFQLSEEETQQLVTAANAASRTRPLELIMTSLLLAIRTYTGRHEIILDLESHGRDELEEGLDVSRTVGWFTNIFPFSIVLEGTDLASAIKQVKERLRNIPANGAGYGILKYLNGEWKDSGERELLFNYLGEFTGARRDDMFELACHPEAIASSRSGSSYGIEINGAILHRRLSLQLSYRSARFARAEMELFMHEFHSRLRQVVQFCSQQTESVFTPSDFDGADLTQSELDSIFSS, via the coding sequence ATGAACGATTTGGAGCGACCTGCTCATACCGTCTTGCACCGACTCACTCACCCCCAGCAAAGAATATGGACGGTTGAAAATATATTTCCGCATTCCTCCTTGCACAATATTGGCGGCGTCAGCCGAGTCCAGGGCCGTCTCGACTTCGACAAGATGGAACGAGCGATCCGGTTGTTTGTTCAGTCTCATGCCGGAATTCGATTGACGCTTGTCCATGACTCCGATGACTCCCGCGAAATCAAGCAATTCGTCGGCGATGCGGAGGCGAAGCCCGTGGACAGGTTCGATTTCTCGCAGGAGGCCAGCCCGAATCAGGCATTCGATGCCTGGGTGCGGGCTAAATCTTCCGAACCGTTCCCGTTAATAGGGCAACGACTGTATTATTTTGCGTTGTTTACCTTGTCAACATCGGATAACGGCTTTTTTGTCAAGCTCCATCATATTATCGCGGATGGATGGTCCATGGCCATGCTGACTCGTCAAATATGGAGCATCTATACGATGCTGCTTCAAGGCGAAGAGACGGTGCCTGACGAGGCTCCCGCATATTCGGAATACATTGCTCAAGAGGAAAAATATTTATCATCCCGCCGATTCGAGCAGGATCGCTCTTTCTGGCTGGACAAATTCCAGTCTTTGCCTGAATCTGTCTTTACCCATTCCGCGGGAGTTCAAGGACGCCGCATATCATTTCCCCTTGATGCCGGACTATCCTCGGCATTGAAGGCGGCGGCGGTTCAACATTCGTATTCGATGAATACGTATTTCACCGCCCTCTATTTTCTTTATTTGAACAAAGTTACAGGGCGGCAGGAAGCCGTTATCGGAACGCCCGTCTTTAACCGAAGCGGCGTGCTTCAGAAAAGCATCTTCGGCATGTTCACCAGTACGATGCCATTCCGGTTTCGGCTCGATGAACATTGGACATTCCGCGAGTTGCTGGAACATCTTCATGCGGACATGCTGCTCTGTTATAAGCATCACAAATATCCTTACAATTTGCTGCTTCAAGATTTACATGCGAATGGAATGGAGCAAAAATCCCTCTTTGACTTTTGCGTGAATTACTATAATACCTCGCATATTACCAAGGTGAATGGGGCGCCGGTGACAAATACGGAATTTTATAGCGGCGAGCAGTTGTACGCTATGCAGTGGATTATTCGGGATTGGTCCGACACCGGTTGCTTGCAACTGGATATTGATGTTCAGATCGGGGCCTATACCGATCGGCAGGTGGAGCAGATGTATGAACATATCATTCTGTTATTGCACCAGGTTCTCGCCATGCCGAATGCGGCCCTAAGCGAGATCAGCTTGGTTACCTCGAAGGAGAAAGAGTGGCAGTTGCACGGATTTAATCGCTTTACGGCTGAATACCCGAAGCAGAAAACGATCAGCCGGCTTTTTGAAGAGCAGGTTCGGAAAACACCGGAACGGATCGCCGTGTCCTGCGGCGGAGCCAGCCTTACTTATCGTGAGCTTGACGAACGGGCTAATCGTCTGGCTGCGCGTCTGAGCCATTCGGGAATTTGCAATCAGAGTGTCGTCGGGATACACATGATCCATTCTCTTGAGACAGTGATTGGCATTTTGGGCGTGTTCAAAGCCGGGGGAGCTTATCTTCCGCTTGATCCTTCCTTGCCGCAAGAGCGGTTGGCTTTCATGGCGGAGGATGCTGCCGTCAAGCTGGTATTGACTAACGTCAGCGACTCTTTTTCCTTTGCCGGAGACATCCTGAGGCTGGACGAGCTGGATATGAAGCAAGGGCCGGCGGAGCCGGCTCCTGTCTCCCTGAATCCGTCGGATCTGGCGTATGTCATATATACGTCTGGCTCAACGGGCAAGCCGAAGGGGACGCTAATCCGTCAGCAGGCGTTGGTCAACTATATATGCTGGGCTTGCAAGATGTATGTGCGGGGGGAGGTTGAAGTATTTCCGCTGTATTCCTCCCTGGCCTTTGACCTTACCGTTACCTCGCTATTCACCCCTTTGCTAAGCGGAGGGCAGATTGCGGTGTACCCGGACGATGGGGACGACTACGTCCTGTATCGAATAATGGAAGAGAACAAGGCGACTGTATTGAAGCTGACTCCATCCCACTTGTCGCTCCTGAAGGGGGGCGATTACCGGCAATCCTCTGTCAGAAGGCTGATTGTCGGCGGGGAGGACTTCAAGTCGAGTCTCGCCGCCGAAATCGACGCCGCATGGGGCGGCAATGTTGAAATTTGGAATGAATACGGGCCTACCGAAGCGACCGTTGGCTGCATGATCTATAAGTATGACCCAGAGAAGGATACGGAGGGCTCGCTGCCGATCGGCCATCCGGCCGACAATGTGCAAATTTATGTGTTGGATTCGCAGTTGCGGCTTCTTCCAACAGGTTGTGTAGGGGAGATTCATATATCGGGCGACGGATTGGCCGAAGGCTATCTGAACCGGCCCGATGCCACGGAAGCGAGCTTTGTGAGGCATCCTTATCTGCCGAATCAAAAATTGTACAGGACAGGGGATCTCGGCCGATTCCGCCCAGACGGGATATTGGAGTATAAGGACCGGGCGGACGCGCAGCTCAGCATTCGGGGATATAGAATCGAACCGGGCGAGATTGAAAATGCGCTGCTTGCTCACCCGGCGATCCGCGAGGCAGCCGTTGTCAGCCGTTCCACAGACGGAAGCAGTCCGCAGCTCTGCGCTTATATTGTCGCCAAACAAAGCGTACCGATAAAGGAACTCAAAGCGTTTCTGGCTTCCCGGCTTCCCTACTATATGATTCCGCTGCATATGGTAACGCTGGAGAGCATGCCGATCACCCGCAATGGCAAGCTGAATCGCTCAGCGCTTCCCGAACCGTCCGCCATCCACGAGGGGAGCGGATGGGAGGAGAGCGGTTTTCTCCCCGAGAGCAAGGATGCGGCCATTCTCAGGGAGGCGATCGGAGAGGTGTTGGGGCTGGAGCGTGTCGGGAGAGGAGACAATTTCTATCAATTGGGCGGCGATTCTATTAAAGCTATTCAAGTTATGTCTCTGTTGCGGACGAGAGGACTTCGTATCACGGCAAATGATATTTTGACGCATCCGATTATCGGAGAGATGGAAGCTCGCGTCCAGGCTGCCGGCCCTGCCGAAACGCATGACCGAATCTGCGAGGGAAACATTCCGCACACTCCGATCATCTCCTGGTTCTTCGGGCAGGAGATGGAGCAGCCACAGCATTACCATCAACGAGTGCTGCTGACAATGAAGCGTCCCATTCCGAAAGACACGCTTGAGTCGATGATGGCTCATCTTCTACGCCATCATGACACACTTCGAATGAATCTTGAGCCAGGGGGAACGCGCCTCAAGTATAATAACCGCCATTTATCCGCTCCGTTCCGCATTCAGGAGCACGATCTGTCCGGTTTATCATCTCGGGAGAGGCACGAAGAAATGCTGAGGATCGCCGATGCGATGGAAAGCGCACAAAATCTGTATACGGAAAAGCTGATTCAGGCCGCGGTGTTCGTCCATGGCGACCAAGAGGCGTATTTGCTCCTTACGGCCCATCACCTCGTAGTGGACGGGGTATCGTGGAGGATTTTATTGGAGGATTTGAACCAAGCCGTACGGCAGTGGCAAGCGGGCGAGGAGATCGCATTTTCCGCCAAAACGCTATCTTATCAGCAGTGGGCTGAGAAGCTGGAGCGTTACGGTCAGAGGGTGAAGGAAGAGGAAGGCAGCTATTGGGAGCATGTCCTGTCGAGCCGCTTCTTATTCCCTTGCCAATCGCCAATGGGAAGCACTCCCTGTATGGATGCGCGTGATTCCCTCAGTTTTCAACTGTCGGAAGAGGAGACGCAGCAATTAGTGACCGCGGCCAATGCCGCATCTCGCACTCGTCCGCTTGAGTTGATCATGACGAGCTTGCTGCTGGCCATCCGGACTTACACCGGCCGTCATGAAATTATCCTTGATCTGGAAAGCCATGGCCGCGATGAACTGGAAGAAGGGCTGGATGTGTCCCGTACAGTAGGCTGGTTCACGAATATATTTCCTTTTTCGATTGTGTTAGAGGGAACGGATCTCGCGTCCGCGATTAAGCAGGTTAAGGAACGATTGCGCAATATTCCTGCCAATGGAGCGGGATACGGCATTCTTAAATATTTAAATGGAGAATGGAAGGACAGCGGCGAACGGGAATTGCTTTTCAATTATTTGGGGGAATTTACTGGCGCGAGGAGGGATGACATGTTTGAACTGGCTTGTCATCCGGAGGCGATTGCTTCTTCCCGAAGCGGCAGTTCGTACGGCATCGAGATCAATGGGGCAATTCTTCATCGCCGGCTATCTCTCCAGTTAAGCTATCGTTCAGCCAGGTTCGCCCGAGCGGAGATGGAGCTGTTCATGCACGAGTTCCATTCCCGGCTGAGGCAGGTTGTGCAATTTTGCAGCCAGCAGACGGAGTCCGTCTTTACGCCATCAGATTTTGACGGCGCGGATCTGACACAGTCGGAATTGGACAGCATTTTTTCATCATAG